In Archangium violaceum, the following are encoded in one genomic region:
- a CDS encoding S41 family peptidase, producing MLVSAVLALRLAVSSCPSGSLTPLQAREDLELAISTVETAMPDLYWRQTRQDWERRKAQARAEAARARSDEELFRALRPLLGGIGEGHLSVARSDAMNCRHREDARLFPLDLLWRDDGVFVVAGHGAAADIPAGTRLLAINGEEQRALLDEMMRASAHDGDIRTGVMRDRAGRGYAVTRWWMRGNEPAFDLRLRLPDGRAVRRRLSSVPVSARPAPPPDPNPVATLQWIDADTAYLYVPTFSNRRYRAAGADYRATLQAIFDALQARNVRNLILDLRDNGGGSEPNESILFSYLVPAPMQKYASVRSRPNKLRVTSLSGKVFEHDIYDAEELPTVRQGPGGDLFRLNAPPEGLMTHWQPVAPVFTGRLVVLADGYTFSGGAELASMLRATDRGLFVGEEVGGTHGGNTSGYKWDLALPHSGMEIGIPLLAFRFVWPEPLAHHGAMPHCFVQPAVGERRVEQDAAYRLAVAALGRAWTTPSAAACPRQD from the coding sequence ATGCTCGTCTCCGCCGTGCTGGCCTTGCGACTCGCCGTTTCCTCATGCCCGTCCGGCAGCCTCACGCCGCTCCAGGCTCGCGAGGATCTGGAGCTCGCCATTTCCACGGTAGAGACCGCGATGCCGGACCTCTACTGGCGACAGACTCGCCAGGACTGGGAACGCCGCAAGGCCCAGGCGCGCGCCGAGGCCGCCCGCGCCCGTTCGGACGAGGAGCTGTTTCGTGCGCTCCGCCCACTGCTCGGAGGCATCGGCGAGGGCCATCTGTCGGTCGCGCGCAGCGACGCGATGAATTGCCGCCACCGCGAGGACGCACGCCTCTTCCCGCTCGACCTGTTGTGGCGGGACGACGGCGTGTTCGTGGTCGCCGGCCATGGCGCCGCGGCCGACATCCCCGCTGGCACTCGCCTGCTCGCCATCAACGGAGAGGAGCAGCGCGCACTGCTCGACGAGATGATGCGGGCGAGCGCCCATGACGGAGACATCCGCACCGGCGTGATGCGCGATCGTGCTGGCCGCGGCTATGCCGTCACGCGCTGGTGGATGCGAGGCAACGAGCCGGCGTTCGACTTGCGGCTGCGGCTCCCGGACGGCAGGGCCGTGCGCCGTCGCCTCTCCTCCGTCCCGGTCTCCGCACGTCCCGCGCCGCCGCCCGATCCCAACCCGGTCGCAACGTTGCAATGGATCGACGCCGACACTGCCTATCTCTATGTCCCAACATTCAGCAATCGGCGCTATCGCGCGGCCGGCGCCGATTACCGCGCGACCCTCCAGGCGATCTTCGATGCGCTCCAAGCCCGCAACGTGCGCAACCTCATCCTCGACCTTCGCGACAATGGCGGCGGCTCCGAGCCGAACGAGAGCATCCTCTTCTCGTATCTCGTTCCCGCGCCGATGCAGAAATATGCCTCGGTGCGCTCGCGCCCGAACAAGCTTCGGGTGACCAGCCTGTCGGGCAAGGTGTTCGAGCACGACATCTACGATGCCGAGGAACTGCCCACTGTCCGCCAGGGCCCGGGGGGCGACCTGTTCCGGCTGAATGCCCCACCCGAGGGGCTCATGACCCATTGGCAACCAGTCGCGCCGGTCTTCACGGGGAGGCTGGTGGTGCTGGCCGACGGCTATACCTTTTCGGGTGGCGCCGAGCTCGCCTCGATGCTGCGCGCGACCGACCGCGGACTCTTCGTCGGCGAGGAAGTGGGGGGTACGCATGGCGGCAACACCAGCGGCTACAAATGGGACCTGGCGCTGCCCCATTCGGGAATGGAGATCGGCATCCCGTTGCTCGCCTTCCGCTTCGTCTGGCCCGAGCCCCTCGCCCATCATGGCGCGATGCCACACTGCTTCGTGCAGCCCGCGGTGGGCGAACGCCGCGTCGAGCAGGACGCGGCCTACCGGCTCGCCGTCGCCGCGCTCGGCAGGGCTTGGACGACGCCCTCGGCAGCCGCCTGCCCGCGGCAGGATTGA
- a CDS encoding CARDB domain-containing protein: MNRRTSRVGSLLGAVALLAAAGCEGSADSSTAVERGTTSQAVVSGPDFVVSSVTGPASAMPGQQLTASVTVCNQGTQGGSTGVEVYLSTDTTITPMGSTGPSPDSYVGSVSSQYFNPGQCQTLAVQGSAYVPTEGGYYLGAVADPQNSVVEVLENNNAKAGTRMGIGNKPDFIVSAVTGPASFVSSSPGQQFTASVTVCNQGTQGGSTGVEVYLSADTTITPNGPMGPSPDSFVGSVYSQYLNPSQCQTLTLQGSPSVPTEGAYYLGAVADPYSDVAELLEDNNTRAGTRMGIGRKPDFIVSAVTGPASALPGQQLTASVTVCNQGTVGGSAPVEVYLSADTTITPNGPTGPSPDSFVGSASSTYLSAGQCQTLTVQGSAYVPADGAYYLGAVADPQSSVAELIEDNNTKAGTRLGIGNKPDFIVSAVTGPASAPSGQQFTASVTVCNQGTQGGSTSVEVYLSADTTITPSGPTGPSPDSYVGYVSSPYLNAGQCQTLAVQGSAYVPTEGGFYLGAVADPQNSVAELIESNNTKAGTRMGIGNKPDFIVSAVTGPASFVSSSPGQQFTASVTVCNQGTQGGSTGVEVYLSADTTITPNGPMGPSPDSFVGSVYSQYLNPSQCQTLTLQGSPSVPTEGAYYLGAVADPYSDVAELLEDNNTRAGTRMGIGRKPDFIVSAVTGPASALPGQQLTASVTVCNQGTVGGSAPVEVYLSADTTITPNGPTGPSPDSFVGSASSTYLSAGQCQTLTVQGSAYVPADGAYYLGAVADPQSSVAELIEDNNTKAGTRLGIGNKPDFVVSAVTGPASALPGQQLTASVTVCNQGTQAGTTSVEVYLSADTTITPNGPTGPSPDSFLGSAAPQYLTAGQCKALTVQGSAYVPADGTYYLGAVVDGQNSLAELIEDNNAKAGNRIGIGNKPDFFVSAVSSASTVKQGQSLTASVTVCNQGTQAGSTVVEVYLSADTTITPNGPMGPSPDAFLGYNSTATLSAGQCQLLSVVGPAYVPNTGAYYVGAVVDPQNGMVELFEDNNARAGTLVTVTP, translated from the coding sequence ATGAATCGAAGGACCAGCAGGGTCGGAAGCCTTCTGGGAGCGGTGGCGTTGCTGGCGGCGGCGGGGTGCGAGGGCTCGGCGGACAGCAGCACGGCAGTTGAGCGCGGTACCACGAGCCAGGCTGTCGTATCCGGTCCGGACTTCGTGGTGTCCTCGGTGACGGGGCCCGCCAGCGCCATGCCCGGGCAGCAGCTCACTGCCTCGGTGACGGTGTGCAACCAGGGTACGCAAGGGGGCAGCACCGGCGTGGAGGTGTACCTCTCGACGGACACCACCATCACTCCCATGGGTTCCACCGGGCCTTCGCCGGATTCCTACGTGGGCTCTGTCTCCTCCCAGTACTTCAACCCCGGCCAGTGCCAGACGCTGGCGGTGCAGGGCTCGGCGTACGTGCCCACCGAGGGTGGCTACTACCTGGGCGCGGTGGCGGATCCGCAGAACTCCGTGGTGGAGGTACTGGAGAACAACAACGCCAAGGCGGGCACCCGCATGGGCATCGGCAACAAGCCGGACTTCATCGTCTCGGCGGTGACGGGGCCGGCCAGCTTCGTGTCGAGCAGCCCCGGGCAGCAGTTCACCGCCTCGGTGACGGTGTGCAACCAGGGCACTCAGGGTGGCAGCACCGGCGTGGAGGTGTACCTCTCGGCGGACACCACCATCACCCCCAACGGGCCGATGGGGCCTTCGCCTGACTCCTTCGTGGGCTCTGTCTATTCGCAGTACCTCAACCCGAGCCAGTGTCAGACGCTGACGCTGCAGGGCTCGCCGTCCGTGCCCACCGAGGGCGCCTACTACCTGGGCGCCGTCGCGGACCCGTACAGCGACGTGGCCGAGCTGCTCGAGGACAACAACACCCGGGCAGGCACCCGCATGGGCATCGGCCGCAAGCCGGACTTCATCGTCTCGGCGGTGACGGGGCCGGCCAGCGCCCTGCCGGGCCAGCAGCTCACCGCCTCGGTGACGGTGTGCAACCAGGGTACCGTGGGGGGCAGCGCGCCGGTGGAGGTCTACCTCTCGGCGGACACCACCATCACTCCCAATGGGCCCACGGGGCCTTCGCCTGACTCCTTCGTGGGCTCCGCCTCTTCGACGTACCTGAGCGCCGGCCAGTGCCAGACGCTGACGGTGCAGGGCTCGGCGTACGTGCCCGCGGACGGCGCCTACTACCTGGGCGCGGTGGCGGATCCTCAGAGCTCCGTGGCCGAGTTGATCGAGGACAACAACACCAAGGCGGGCACCCGCCTGGGCATTGGCAACAAGCCGGACTTCATCGTCTCGGCGGTGACGGGGCCTGCCAGCGCCCCGTCCGGGCAGCAGTTCACTGCCTCGGTGACGGTGTGCAACCAGGGTACGCAAGGGGGCAGCACCAGCGTGGAGGTGTACCTCTCGGCGGACACCACCATCACGCCCAGCGGGCCCACGGGGCCTTCGCCGGACTCCTACGTGGGCTATGTCTCCTCGCCGTACCTCAACGCAGGGCAGTGCCAGACGCTGGCGGTGCAGGGCTCGGCGTACGTGCCCACCGAGGGCGGCTTCTACCTGGGGGCGGTGGCGGATCCGCAGAACTCCGTGGCCGAGCTGATCGAGAGCAACAACACCAAGGCGGGCACCCGCATGGGCATCGGCAACAAGCCGGACTTCATCGTCTCGGCGGTGACGGGGCCGGCCAGCTTCGTGTCGAGCAGCCCCGGGCAGCAGTTCACCGCCTCGGTGACGGTGTGCAACCAGGGCACTCAGGGTGGCAGCACCGGCGTGGAGGTGTACCTCTCGGCGGACACCACCATCACCCCCAACGGGCCGATGGGGCCTTCGCCTGACTCCTTCGTGGGCTCTGTCTATTCGCAGTACCTCAACCCGAGCCAGTGTCAGACGCTGACGCTGCAGGGCTCGCCGTCCGTGCCCACCGAGGGCGCCTACTACCTGGGCGCCGTCGCGGACCCGTACAGCGACGTGGCCGAGCTGCTCGAGGACAACAACACCCGGGCAGGCACCCGCATGGGCATCGGCCGCAAGCCGGACTTCATCGTCTCGGCGGTGACGGGGCCGGCCAGCGCCCTGCCGGGCCAGCAGCTCACCGCCTCGGTGACGGTGTGCAACCAGGGTACCGTGGGGGGCAGCGCGCCGGTGGAGGTCTACCTCTCGGCGGACACCACCATCACTCCCAATGGGCCCACGGGGCCTTCGCCTGACTCCTTCGTGGGCTCCGCCTCTTCGACGTACCTGAGCGCCGGCCAGTGCCAGACGCTGACGGTGCAGGGCTCGGCGTACGTGCCCGCGGACGGCGCCTACTACCTGGGCGCGGTGGCGGATCCTCAGAGCTCCGTGGCCGAGTTGATCGAGGACAACAACACCAAGGCGGGCACCCGCCTGGGCATCGGTAACAAGCCGGACTTCGTGGTGTCAGCGGTGACGGGGCCGGCCAGCGCCCTGCCGGGCCAGCAGCTCACCGCCTCGGTGACGGTGTGCAACCAGGGCACTCAGGCGGGCACCACGTCGGTGGAAGTCTACCTCTCGGCGGATACCACCATCACGCCCAACGGGCCCACGGGGCCTTCGCCGGATAGCTTCCTGGGCAGTGCCGCTCCGCAGTACCTCACCGCGGGGCAGTGCAAGGCGCTGACGGTGCAGGGCTCGGCGTACGTGCCCGCGGACGGCACCTACTACCTGGGCGCGGTGGTGGATGGGCAGAACTCGCTGGCGGAGCTCATCGAGGACAACAACGCCAAGGCGGGCAACCGCATCGGCATTGGCAACAAGCCGGACTTCTTCGTCTCGGCGGTGTCGAGCGCGAGCACCGTGAAGCAGGGCCAGTCGCTCACGGCCTCGGTGACGGTGTGCAACCAGGGCACGCAGGCTGGGAGCACGGTGGTGGAAGTCTACCTGTCGGCGGACACCACCATCACTCCGAACGGCCCCATGGGCCCCTCGCCGGATGCCTTCCTGGGCTACAACTCCACGGCGACGCTGAGCGCGGGCCAGTGCCAGCTGCTGTCGGTGGTGGGCCCGGCGTACGTGCCCAACACGGGAGCGTACTACGTGGGGGCCGTGGTGGATCCGCAGAACGGAATGGTCGAGCTGTTCGAGGACAACAACGCCAGGGCGGGCACGCTCGTCACCGTCACTCCCTGA
- a CDS encoding MBL fold metallo-hydrolase yields the protein MKLLLACVAPVLLAVWILFLSAHGPTSWLVLPGALIGIACAAGSSFLRSFSRPLRALSLTLYLLPLGLLSTYRASPFSVSKNFDIGALPPASAPSEMSIAQLPTGATYRSASFGYRGGSLFEPRGFSMTAILIKHPKGDLLIDTGFGRDIAQHLATLPLVFQLLTRYTLDKTAREQLQSSGYDLTRLRAILLTHSHWDHISGAADFPEVPVWIPPAERSFAQSENFTTAPARTIKSLQIEEYRFEAHPYLGFAESHDVYGDGAVVIVPAPGHTPGSVIVFVTLPDNKRYAFIGDLAWQLEGVTEQEERPLTQRLADVEPQLVRENLAHMAAISARHPEMTIVVAHDPRSFASIPTLMATP from the coding sequence ATGAAATTGCTCCTTGCGTGCGTCGCGCCGGTCCTGCTCGCGGTGTGGATCCTGTTCTTGAGCGCTCACGGACCGACCTCATGGCTGGTATTGCCTGGCGCCCTGATTGGCATTGCCTGCGCCGCTGGCTCTTCTTTTCTGCGCTCGTTCTCTCGCCCCCTGCGTGCGCTCTCGCTCACGCTTTATCTGCTGCCGCTGGGGCTCTTGTCTACCTATCGTGCGTCGCCATTCTCTGTATCAAAGAACTTCGATATCGGCGCTCTCCCGCCGGCTTCCGCGCCTTCCGAGATGTCGATCGCCCAGCTTCCGACCGGCGCCACCTATCGCAGCGCGTCCTTTGGGTATCGCGGTGGCTCTCTCTTCGAGCCGCGAGGGTTTTCCATGACCGCGATCCTGATCAAGCACCCCAAGGGCGATCTCTTGATCGACACAGGGTTCGGCCGGGACATCGCACAGCACCTCGCGACGCTGCCGCTCGTCTTTCAACTCCTGACCCGGTATACGCTGGACAAGACCGCGAGGGAGCAGCTCCAATCGAGCGGGTATGACCTGACCCGGCTGCGTGCGATCCTTTTGACCCACTCCCACTGGGATCACATCAGCGGCGCCGCGGATTTTCCCGAGGTACCTGTCTGGATACCTCCCGCGGAACGAAGCTTCGCCCAAAGTGAAAACTTCACGACGGCCCCGGCAAGAACTATCAAATCGCTTCAAATCGAAGAGTATCGGTTTGAAGCGCATCCCTATCTCGGCTTCGCGGAGAGCCATGATGTCTACGGAGATGGCGCGGTGGTGATCGTCCCGGCGCCCGGCCATACGCCAGGCTCTGTGATTGTCTTCGTGACGCTTCCGGACAACAAGCGTTATGCCTTCATCGGAGACCTCGCCTGGCAGCTGGAGGGCGTCACCGAGCAGGAGGAGCGACCTCTCACGCAGCGCCTCGCGGACGTCGAGCCTCAGCTCGTTCGTGAGAACCTCGCGCATATGGCCGCGATATCGGCGCGACATCCGGAGATGACCATCGTCGTCGCGCATGATCCGCGGAGCTTCGCATCGATTCCGACGTTGATGGCAACGCCATAG
- a CDS encoding arylsulfatase: protein MPLDRDLPKREILPIPDRPYVGPTKYNAADPQPEFPPLLPIRPPEGAPNVIVILIDDVGFGASETFGGPIETPTAKELAAGGIKYTRFHTSALCSPTRAALLTGRNPHSVGMGCITEMATSAPGATSVIPNSAASIAKILRYNGYSTAQFGKCHEVPTWETGTTGPFDHWPTYMGFEKFYGFVGGETNQYYPTLYDGTTYIEMPERGNYHLTTDLADQAIKWIETQKSLAPDKPFFMYFAPGATHAPHQVPEEWSNKYRGKFNEGWDALRAATFERQRNIQVIPRSAQLTPPNDGVPAWETMAPEVQDSLKREMEIYAGFLEHTDYQIGRVIQTLKTLDIFENTLIIYILGDNGASAEGTFLGTFNEMIGFNGIEMTPQEQIDIINNHIEDFGTKKAYNHYAVGWAQAMCTPYQWTKQVASHFGGTRNGMIVHWPKVIAGPANLRHQFIYVTDVLPTVLEAIGLPEPLSVDGVLQKPIEGLSFFYTFKDPNAVERHRTQYFEMFGNRGIYHEGWTAVTLHSRPWDFYNLPDYADDKWELYFTYAEKSEDLNKQDWTQAKNLAAEYPDKLEELKNLFQIEAARYNVFPLDDRKIERLPPAEGALRQRYVDGSFVADPVVIDNFNRSFNITAQITVPADLSGPVQGVILARGNDFGGFGLYAKNGILTYVYNYLGLEIFYVRQDDNATLLPSGTYQVRMEFTYDGGEETGQGGTVKLFRKDGASEVQLGQGVIPKTNPVVFNVDAFLMVGNKTGGPLCEDFEGNNRFTGTVDWAEIEVTGPAGLKSPEHRVHALMAIE, encoded by the coding sequence ATGCCGTTGGATCGAGACCTTCCCAAACGCGAAATCTTGCCGATCCCCGACCGTCCCTATGTCGGCCCGACGAAGTACAATGCCGCGGACCCGCAGCCTGAATTCCCTCCCCTCTTACCGATCCGCCCGCCCGAGGGCGCCCCCAACGTCATCGTCATCCTGATCGACGATGTGGGGTTCGGCGCCTCTGAAACCTTCGGGGGGCCCATCGAGACTCCGACAGCCAAGGAGCTCGCCGCGGGGGGCATCAAGTACACCCGTTTCCATACGTCAGCCCTGTGCAGTCCGACGCGCGCCGCCTTACTGACTGGCCGCAACCCCCACTCCGTCGGCATGGGTTGCATCACCGAGATGGCGACCTCGGCGCCCGGCGCCACCTCGGTGATCCCCAACAGCGCCGCCTCGATCGCCAAGATACTCAGGTACAACGGCTACTCGACGGCTCAGTTCGGTAAGTGCCACGAGGTGCCCACCTGGGAAACTGGCACCACGGGGCCCTTCGACCACTGGCCCACCTACATGGGGTTCGAGAAGTTCTATGGCTTTGTGGGTGGCGAAACCAACCAGTACTACCCTACGCTCTACGATGGAACGACTTACATCGAAATGCCAGAACGTGGGAACTACCACCTGACCACGGATTTGGCCGATCAGGCCATCAAGTGGATTGAGACTCAGAAGTCCCTTGCGCCGGACAAGCCCTTCTTCATGTATTTCGCTCCAGGCGCGACCCATGCCCCCCACCAGGTCCCGGAAGAGTGGAGTAACAAGTACAGAGGGAAATTCAACGAAGGCTGGGACGCCCTGCGCGCGGCCACGTTCGAGCGCCAAAGAAACATACAAGTCATCCCGAGGTCCGCGCAACTGACACCTCCCAACGATGGTGTTCCAGCCTGGGAAACAATGGCGCCCGAGGTCCAAGATTCCCTGAAGCGCGAGATGGAAATTTACGCCGGCTTCCTCGAACATACCGACTACCAGATCGGCAGGGTGATCCAGACGCTCAAGACCCTCGATATCTTCGAGAACACGCTCATCATCTACATCCTCGGCGACAACGGAGCGTCCGCCGAAGGCACGTTTCTCGGCACTTTCAACGAGATGATCGGCTTCAACGGCATCGAGATGACGCCGCAGGAACAGATAGATATCATCAATAATCACATAGAAGATTTCGGCACCAAGAAAGCGTATAATCACTACGCCGTCGGCTGGGCCCAGGCCATGTGCACGCCGTATCAGTGGACCAAGCAAGTCGCCAGCCACTTCGGAGGCACGCGCAACGGCATGATCGTCCATTGGCCAAAGGTCATTGCGGGACCCGCCAACCTGCGACACCAGTTCATTTACGTGACCGATGTGCTTCCGACGGTCCTCGAAGCGATCGGGCTGCCGGAGCCGTTAAGCGTCGACGGAGTGCTGCAGAAACCCATCGAGGGTCTGAGCTTCTTCTACACGTTCAAGGACCCCAACGCGGTTGAGCGCCACAGGACCCAGTACTTCGAGATGTTTGGCAATCGTGGCATCTACCATGAAGGCTGGACTGCCGTCACCCTCCACTCGAGGCCCTGGGACTTCTACAACCTACCGGACTACGCAGACGATAAGTGGGAGCTCTACTTCACGTATGCCGAGAAGTCGGAGGACTTGAATAAGCAGGACTGGACCCAGGCAAAAAACCTCGCCGCAGAATACCCCGACAAGCTAGAGGAGCTGAAGAACCTTTTTCAGATCGAGGCGGCCCGTTACAACGTCTTCCCCCTCGACGACCGAAAGATAGAGCGCCTGCCCCCCGCGGAGGGCGCCCTCCGCCAAAGGTACGTCGACGGTAGTTTCGTTGCCGACCCGGTCGTGATCGACAACTTCAACCGCTCTTTCAATATCACCGCACAGATCACAGTGCCGGCCGATCTATCTGGGCCAGTGCAAGGCGTGATCCTCGCCCGTGGCAACGATTTTGGCGGCTTTGGCCTCTATGCCAAAAATGGAATTCTCACTTACGTCTACAACTACCTGGGGCTCGAGATCTTCTACGTCCGTCAGGATGATAACGCGACCTTGCTGCCGTCGGGCACGTACCAGGTCCGCATGGAGTTCACGTACGACGGCGGCGAGGAGACCGGCCAGGGCGGCACGGTGAAACTCTTCCGAAAAGACGGGGCGAGCGAGGTCCAACTCGGCCAGGGCGTCATCCCAAAGACCAATCCGGTTGTCTTCAACGTGGACGCCTTCCTGATGGTCGGCAACAAGACTGGCGGCCCCTTGTGCGAGGACTTCGAAGGGAACAACCGCTTCACCGGCACGGTGGACTGGGCGGAGATCGAGGTAACGGGACCAGCCGGCCTCAAGAGCCCCGAACATCGCGTGCACGCGCTGATGGCGATCGAGTAA
- a CDS encoding response regulator transcription factor, which produces MTQAPATIFLVDDDESVLRGLGRLLRAAGHATKPFASPSEFLAQLSGDTPGCAVLDLRMPGLNGLELQQAMESKDCHLPVIFISGHGDVPASVRAMKAGAVDFLLKPFDEQQLLGAISEALLKDAAARAGRAETAALHARHAVLTPREREVCALVAQGLTNKEVAQRLGTTEKTIKVHRARVIQKLDVDSVAELVRFVDRLGQG; this is translated from the coding sequence ATGACACAAGCCCCCGCCACCATCTTCCTCGTGGACGACGATGAGTCCGTGCTGCGGGGGCTGGGTCGGCTGCTGCGGGCCGCCGGCCATGCCACGAAGCCCTTCGCCTCGCCCTCCGAGTTCCTCGCGCAGCTGTCCGGGGACACGCCGGGCTGCGCCGTGCTGGACCTGCGGATGCCGGGGCTGAACGGGCTGGAGCTGCAGCAGGCCATGGAGTCCAAGGACTGCCACCTGCCTGTCATCTTCATCTCCGGCCACGGGGATGTGCCGGCCAGCGTCAGGGCCATGAAGGCCGGCGCCGTGGACTTCCTCCTGAAGCCCTTTGATGAGCAACAACTGCTGGGAGCCATCTCCGAGGCCTTGCTCAAGGACGCGGCGGCCCGCGCCGGCCGCGCCGAGACAGCCGCGCTGCATGCCCGTCATGCCGTCCTCACTCCCCGCGAGCGCGAGGTATGCGCGCTGGTGGCCCAGGGGCTGACCAACAAGGAGGTCGCCCAGCGGCTGGGCACCACCGAGAAGACCATCAAGGTGCACCGCGCCCGCGTCATCCAGAAGCTGGACGTGGACTCGGTGGCGGAGCTGGTGCGGTTCGTGGACCGGCTGGGCCAGGGCTGA
- a CDS encoding sensor histidine kinase, whose protein sequence is MSWRMVFVFCILSLLPSQAVAQEARPAGKSVLLLIPEDTALPAMATLVASLRSSLWEAQDGPITLDVESLDLGWARGPAYTHALHTWYLAKYRERRPDALIAFRSDAVQLALQLRRELWPDIPMIVLSEDERLWEQQPRPERVAGLWLHYDMRATAELALQMLPGTRRLALVNGSSPWERAQQEQMVRELQPLLAQRGLELIDLSNLPLAELLERARTLPDDTTVLTFTFMTDPSGRPFVGREIARMLLSASNRPCFALHDTVLGLGFVGGALVSYEAVGQQLGMLTSRVLRGEQEEFLAPLKPAPVDTPTVDARALRRWGIPRERVPPEVRLAFDEPTLWERYRWWVLGALTISGLQALVAGGLVVERRRRMRAQAELLERQRLEKLAEMEARRTLDQLAHVSRVAALGELAASLAHELNQPLAAILSNAQAARRLLNATPMELDEVREALGDIISDDKRAGEVIHRMRALLKRGEPRQELHSLNDLVREVARLLANDMHLRGATLQLALAPSLPAVQGDGIQLQQVVLNLLINAMDAMADVPAGQRQLRVRTASPGPGQVELSVQDSGGGIEPSRLALIFEPFYSTKEQGLGMGLSISRSIVEAHGGRLQAESPPGQGALLRCVLPAAHTESSP, encoded by the coding sequence ATGTCCTGGCGCATGGTCTTTGTCTTCTGCATCCTATCGCTGCTGCCCTCCCAGGCGGTGGCCCAGGAGGCGCGTCCGGCTGGAAAGTCCGTGCTCCTGCTCATTCCCGAGGATACGGCGCTGCCCGCCATGGCGACGCTCGTCGCCAGTCTCCGCTCCTCCTTGTGGGAGGCCCAGGACGGCCCGATCACTCTGGATGTCGAGAGCCTGGATCTGGGTTGGGCCCGCGGGCCTGCCTACACACACGCCCTGCACACCTGGTATCTGGCCAAGTACCGGGAGCGCCGGCCGGATGCCCTCATCGCCTTCCGCTCCGACGCCGTCCAGTTGGCCCTGCAGCTGCGCCGGGAGCTGTGGCCGGATATCCCGATGATCGTCCTCTCCGAGGACGAGCGGCTCTGGGAGCAGCAGCCTCGCCCGGAGCGGGTGGCGGGCCTCTGGCTGCATTATGACATGCGGGCCACCGCGGAGCTGGCCCTGCAGATGCTGCCTGGCACACGGAGGCTGGCGCTCGTCAACGGCTCCAGTCCCTGGGAGCGCGCTCAGCAGGAGCAGATGGTGCGAGAGCTGCAACCGCTGCTGGCGCAGCGGGGGCTGGAGCTCATCGATCTGAGCAACCTGCCGCTGGCCGAGCTGCTCGAGCGCGCGAGGACCCTGCCGGACGACACCACTGTCCTCACCTTCACCTTCATGACCGATCCCAGCGGGAGACCCTTCGTGGGGCGCGAGATCGCACGCATGTTGCTCTCCGCCAGCAACCGGCCCTGCTTCGCCCTCCACGACACCGTCCTGGGTCTGGGGTTCGTCGGCGGAGCGCTCGTCAGCTACGAGGCCGTGGGCCAACAGCTGGGCATGCTCACCTCCCGCGTGTTGCGCGGAGAGCAGGAGGAATTCCTCGCGCCCCTGAAGCCGGCACCCGTGGACACGCCGACGGTCGATGCCCGCGCGCTGCGGCGCTGGGGCATCCCCCGCGAGCGGGTGCCTCCCGAGGTGCGGCTCGCCTTCGACGAACCCACGCTCTGGGAGCGCTACCGCTGGTGGGTCCTGGGGGCCCTGACGATCAGCGGCCTGCAGGCGCTGGTGGCCGGGGGGCTCGTGGTGGAGCGCCGCCGCCGCATGCGTGCCCAGGCCGAGCTCCTCGAGCGCCAACGCCTGGAGAAACTCGCGGAGATGGAGGCGCGTCGAACCCTGGATCAGCTGGCCCACGTGAGCCGGGTGGCCGCCCTGGGCGAGCTGGCCGCCTCACTGGCTCATGAGCTCAACCAGCCCCTGGCCGCCATCCTCAGCAACGCCCAGGCCGCACGCCGCCTGCTGAACGCCACCCCCATGGAGCTGGACGAGGTGCGCGAGGCCCTCGGGGACATCATCTCCGACGACAAGCGCGCGGGCGAAGTCATTCACCGCATGCGCGCGCTGCTCAAGCGGGGGGAGCCCCGGCAGGAGCTCCACTCGCTCAATGACCTGGTGCGCGAGGTGGCTCGCCTGTTGGCCAACGACATGCACCTGCGCGGCGCGACCCTGCAGCTGGCGCTGGCCCCGTCTCTGCCCGCCGTCCAGGGGGACGGAATCCAGCTCCAACAGGTGGTGCTCAACCTGCTCATCAACGCCATGGATGCCATGGCCGATGTCCCCGCGGGCCAGCGCCAGCTGCGGGTCCGCACCGCCTCGCCTGGCCCGGGGCAGGTGGAGCTGAGCGTGCAGGACTCGGGAGGAGGGATCGAGCCGTCGCGGCTGGCCCTCATCTTCGAGCCCTTCTACTCCACCAAGGAGCAGGGGCTGGGCATGGGGCTGTCCATCAGCCGCTCCATCGTCGAGGCGCACGGCGGCCGCTTGCAAGCCGAGAGCCCTCCGGGGCAGGGGGCTCTGTTACGGTGCGTGCTTCCAGCAGCGCACACGGAGTCCTCGCCATGA